CTCAGCCATCCCGCTTCCGAGGCCCAGTCAGCCCTATGCAACCTCTGGGAGACCTCACTCCTATCTCTAACAGTGATGGACCGAATCAGACAGTTCCATCACCCTCGGTAAGGAATTATCAAACTCCACCCACCATGTCTAACATTCAAAATTATGTTGTCAATACAGGCGAACAGGTAACCATGACTGAACATGGACATTCATCTGCGCCCGGATCACAGCAGATTCCGGGAATCAGCCAGCCAGCCGGTGCAGCTGGACAGCAACAGATTCCAGGAGCCAGTCAGCCAGCCGGTGCAGCTGGACAGCAACAGATTCCAGGAGCCAGTCAGCCAGCCACTGGACCCGGACAGCAACAGATTCCAGGAGCCAGTCAGCCAGTCACTAGACCCGGACAGCAGCAGGTTCCAAGTGCTAGTCAGCCTACCATTGGAGCCAGCCAGATCATCATTGGAGCTGGTCAGAATATACCTGAGCAACAGGCAATCGGATTTAATCACCCAGTCTTGAGCGAGCCAATCCGCCGAGCAACCACAAGCTCATTTCCAATCCAAGATCCTGAGTTGGCTCGAAAGTTAGCTGAGATGGAGGCGCTCATTCAACGGATTCCTGGGATGCCGGCTCCGATTAAGAAGAGTGCAGCAAGCTGTTATGCGGACTCTCCATTCGTAGACGACATTGCACTAGTGGAAATGCCAAAGAAGTTCAACTTCCCAAATATGAAGATGTTTGACGGGACGTCTGACCCGGATGATCACATCGCACAGTATAGGCAGAGGATGTTCACCGTTGCCATCCCACGTGATATGAGGGAAGCAtgcatgtgtaaggggtttggttctagtctgattggaccagccctccagtggtatactaatttacctaataattctATTTCTACTTTTGCACAATTGACTGACACTTTTGTTGAGCAGTTTGCTAGTAGCAGGAAACTTGAAAAGTCTGCAGAAGACCTCTACATCATAGTTCAACGACGGGGTGAGCCTTTACGAGAGTACGTAGGCCGCTTCAACAAAGAAAAGGTTTCTATAACCCATTGTAATCAGGACACAGCCATCTCAGCCTTCCGCAAGGGACTCCGGTACGACTCAGACCTATACAAAGAACTTACCAAGTATCCTTGCAAGACGATGGAAGATGTTCTCGCCAAAGCCTGGGCACAGATCAAGTGGGAGGAGGATGAAGTTAACTATTATCACTCTTCTCCGAGGAAAGACACTCGAAGAGACTCGAGGGCAGGCAGACGGCAGAGTGATAGACGATCCGAGCCATACCCATATCCCAACAGATCAGAGAACAGAAGGAGGGAGTACAACCGGTCGTCCGAGACACGTCTGCGAGATGGACCAAAGATACCAGAATACAATCTTTCAATTTCTCCAGCTGAAGTCGTTGGCGTACTGAAAGGACTCGGAGACAAAGTGAAATGGCCGGAAAGGATGAGGACTCCGTCTGACCAGCGAGACAAAGCAAAATGGTGTGAATTCCACAATGACCACGGTCACCGAACGGATGAGTGCATTGCCTTAAAACTCGAAGTATCCAACCTGTTAAAGCGTGGTCACCTGACTGACTTACTTACAGACAAAGGCAAAAGAACATTCCAGCAGGAGGCAGACAGGTCAGTCATCCGAAGAGAAGTAACCCCGCCGAAACCACCTACTCATGAACGGACGGTGAACGTAATAACTGGTGGCTCTGAGGTAAGCGGAGTCACCCATTCAGCAGCCAAAAGACATGCCAGGCAGACCAACTGGGTCAAAGGAGAGTCCGGCGAGACAGAGAAGAATACCATCAACCTACCAGCTCAAACCATCAGTTTCTCAACAACAGAGTCAACCAGACTCCTCAACCCACATCATGATGCTCTTGTCATTGCACTTTACATTGCTAATTGTCTTACTAAACGTATACTTATTGATAATGGTAGTTCAgctaacattttatttttaagtgcTCTCAGGGAAATGGGGATAGATGAATCAAAGATTATAAAGAAGACTACAATCCTCATCGGTTTCAGTGGAGAACAAAAGAACACACTAGGAGAGATCGAGCTACCTGTCTATGCCGAAGGAGTCAATCTATGCACAAGATTCCTGGTAGTAGACTCTCCGTCTGCTTACAACGTGATACTGGGAcgaccatggatacatgaaatggaGGCAGTCCCTTCAACATACCACCAAGTTTTAAGGTTCCCAACTAAGTGGGGAGTAAAAGAAATTAAAGGCCAACAGAAAGATTCGAGAGCGTGTTACCAAACTACCATGAAACCCAAACCCGCTCAGTTATAGCAATTACAGGAAGACAGACTGACTGACTCCCAGTTGAACCAACCAGACATGGAGGAGTTGGACGAAGTCCAGATACATCCGGACTTTCCAGATCACAAAGTCCAAATCGGATCACGATTGGATCCTGACATCAGAACTAAGCTCATTGACTTTTTATCTGCCCATTATGAttgttttgcttggtcccatgcggacatgactggaattgaccccgaaataattgtccataaattgcaggttgatccagactacccaccaaggaagcaaaaaagaagaaaatttgccCCTGAAAGGAACAAAGCCATTAACGAAGAAGTTCAAAAGCTTATTGATAATGGGTTCGTGAGGGAGGTGCATTATCCCGACTGGTTGGCtaacgtagtcattgtgaaaaaaaaagaatggcaaatggcgagtttgcattgacttcacagacctcaacaaggcgtgtccAAAAGACTCGTTCCCATTACCGCACATAGACATGCTAGTAGACGCCACAGCCGGTCATGAACtcctaagcttcatggacgcatactcaggatacaaccagatcctgatgcatccagacgaccaggaaaagacagccttcatgaccaacttaggcatattctgctacaaggtcatgccattcggattgaagaacgcaggagcaacatatcagagactagtcaacaagatgtttgcCGGATTACTGGGGAAGAcgatggaagtctacattgacgacatgctcgtCAAATCCCTCATTGCAGAGGACCATATCAACCATTTAAAACAATCTTTTGACATTCTCAGGAAATATaatatgaaactgaatccaactaaatgttcttttggtgTGACTGCAGGAAAGTTCCTTGGGTACCTTGTAACCCAaaggggaatcgaggcaaacccagcACAGATAGAGTCAATCCAAAGGATTCTTTCCCCAACGTGCATAAAAGACGTACAGAAACTAACTGGACGCATTGCAGCACTCAGCCGATTCATCTCAAAGTCTTCAGAACGATGTCACCACTTCTTCAACACGCTAAGGAAATCAAAAACCTTCGAGTGGACAGCTGAATGCGAAGAGGCACTGGGCCAGCTAAAACAGTACCTGACCAGCCCGCCTCTCCTCTCAAAGCCAAAAGACAATGAGACATTATTCATCTATCTAGCAGTATCCGAGACGGCAGTTAGCGCAGTCCTAGTCCGGGAAGAGGAAGGCAAGCAGTCTccagtctactatgtaagcaaggcTTTGCTTAATGCAGAAACCCGATATAGCCAGCTGGAGAAGCTTGCACTAGCACTCATCCACGCAGCAAGGAAGCTACGCCCATACTTCCAGTGCCATCCAATAACGGTCTTGACCACCTTCCCACTCAAAACAATCCTCCATAAACCAGAATTGTCAGGCAGACTTACCAAGTGGGCGGTAGAGCTCAGCGAGTACGAAGTAACATACAAGCCACGAACTTCCCTCAAATCTCAGGTATTAGCTGATTTCATTGCAGATTTTACACctaacatgcatgtgcaggcagaaAAAGAACTTTGTTGTCTGACCGAGGGACAATCAGTCGGAATCTGGAAGTTGCAAGTAGACGGCTCAAGTAACACCAGAGGAAGTGGACTCGGACTCGTCCTGACTTCACCCCAAGGTGACATAATCGAACAAGCAGTCCGATGCGGGTTCAAAGCtaccaacaatgaagctgaatacgaagcaatgATAGCAGGACTCGGACTAGCCAAAGACATGGGAATAAAAAAGATCGTGGTCTTCAGTGATTCTCAATTGGTAGTCAACCAAATGCAAGGTAGCTACCAGGCCCGGGATAACAAGATGACTGCCTACCTCAACAAGACTAAAGAGTTGCAGTCAGTCTTCGACGAGTTCACTATCAACCAAGTACCAAGAGAGGAGAACAGCCATGCAGATGCATTAGCAAACCTTGGATCCTCCATCCAGACAACCGACCCCAAGACAATACCTGTAGTATATCTCCAATGGCCAGCTGTctggaaagatgaagaagagcaagTTAATGACATCTCCAACAACCGAACATGGATGACTTCAATAGTCGAGTACTTAGAACATGACATACTTCCCGAAGATAAGAACGAAGCACGTCGGGTCAAGGCTCAGTCAGCCCGCTTCACTATTATACAAGGTAAACTATATAAACGTTCATTTTCTGGTCCatatttgaaatgcattaacCCTGCAGAGGCCAAATACGTACTGGCTGAGTTGCATgaaggagagtgcggcaaccactctGGAGGACGAAGCTTGGCGCACCGTGCCCTAACACAAGCTACTACTGGCCAACCATGCGAGCTGATGCCTCTGACTATGCCAGacgatgcgacaaatgccaacggttCGCTCAGATATCCCACCAACCTCCGGAGCGTCTCATCTCAATCACGTCCCCTTGGCCATTCATGAAATGGGGGATGGATATAGTAGGCAAGCTTCCAACCGCACCAGGACAGAAAATGTACATGCTTGCAGTGACCGACTACTTCAGCAAGTGGATCGAAGCAGACTCATTCCACCAAGTCCGAGACAAAGAAGTAAAGGGTTTCATTTGGAAGAATATGATCTGTAGGTACGGAGTACCAAAAGAAATTGTGACAGACAATGGTTCTCAATTCATCAGTTTCGACTTCCAAGACTTCTGCAAGTTCTGGAACATCAAGCTCAGCTTCTCGACACCAAggtatccccaagcaaatggacaggcagagtcatccaacaagaccatcatgaacaacatcaagaagcgcctcgaaaaagctaagggaagatgGGCTGACGAGTTGCCAGGAGTCCTGTGGTCCTATCGAACCACAACCAGGACTGCGACAGGGGAGACACCATTCTCATTAGCTTACGGGATGGAGGCAGTCATCCCAACTGAGAGCGAAGTTCCGACAGCCAGATATGAGCTAACTACAGACGAAGAAAATTGGGAAAACATGTGCCATGAACTCGACACCATCGACGAAAGAAGGGACAAAGCACTCTTAAGAGTCTCAGCCTATCAACAGAGCATAGCCAGACATTACAACAAGAACATCCGCACTCGGACATTCAAAGTAGGAGATTGGGTTCTACGAAGAGTCTTCCAGAACACTAAGGAAGCTGGAGCAGGTAAGCTCGCCCCGACATGGGAAGGTCCCTACCTCATCACAAAGGTAGTCGGACATGGAGCATACAAGCTACAAACAAAGGAGGGACGCGATATCAACAACAGCTGGAATGCTATCCACTTGAGACTGTATCACTCTTAACTTAACCCAGTctactttcattttctttcatcagTATTCTCACAAGATCTTCATTCGAGCAACATACTGACACTTATAATGCAGGAAGTGTCAGAACTACATTTGGGCTTGATCCCTGCAaagggtatgtaggcagctcCACGGAGCGCAGCCCCCTATCACAAccattttttctttatatatatactacGAACAGTTCAATAACAAATCTAAATATAAATTGACTAAGTCACTTTATACTTAGATTGGGGGAATAAGACACTAATACTCCATAAGTCATTCAGCCAATCAGCATCCGATACAAGGACTACAAAAGCTACCAGAACAATAACTTAAACAACACTAACAAAAGCTACAACAAGCCATAATACAACAAAACTAGGTCAGTTAGATCAGGATACAATACTACATAAGAAAAAGTTCATACTACAACTAGAAAAGGCCCGACAAACTCTGTTATCCCACGACAATGAACACGAGTAGAAGAGGAATCAGTCATCCACAACCAGATCATTAGTAGTCATGATGCCAAAAGAAGTGGCTAACTCTTCGGCCCGGGTTATCTCTTCAGCCCTCATCTTCTCCAATTCCTCAAGATCAGCAATGTATTTGGGAACATCCCAGCTATCAGCCTTACCATCCCGAAACTCACTAGCCATTACGCCACGGCATTGGATCTCAGCCTCCAGCCCAATGACCAACATCCGATTCTCCAACGAAGCAACCTCGGCTTTCAAATCATCAACTTGACCAAGAGTCACTCTCAGCTTCTCGACATCAGCTTCCTTGGATTCTAGTTGAGCCTTCAAATCAGCTATGAGTTGATCAGACTCCTTCTTGGAATCTTTCAGCCGACTAACTTCACCCCGAAGATCATTTCTCTGACTCCTTACTTCCTTTAGAGTTGCCATTAAGGACTTGATTTTCTTCTTCAGCCAAATGACCCCTTGCAAACCCTGACACATAAAAAAGAAAATGTAAGACAACAAGAGAAATCAGCTAGTCGGCACAAACAAAACTAAATGAAATATTCGTACCTGGAACAAATGAGAAACAGTGGTATCAATTGACCCATCCGTACCAACCTGCTCCATTCTGTGATCATCTTCGGGCCACAACAACTTATCAATCTCTCCTAAGTGAGGCCCAATCTCACTATAGGCCGCAGCATTGGAAGGGAACGAAAGGGCAACGGTGTCGCTAAATGGGTCGGAAGAATCATCCCGCACagccttcttcttttttttcgtcTGACTCCGCGTCAAAACAGGGGGATCAGCCGGAGGCACAACAACCTCTCTATCAGCTTCTGAGCTCCCAACGGACGATTTCTTTGCTTGACGCAAACGTTCCAAGGCATTGGAACCGGTTAGAGGAAGTGTAAAGGGTCGGGACATAGCTACGTCTGCAAACAACCGCTCACTTGTCGTCAATTCAGTCAAAAAATTGGGAGTATATCCCAAGACTTCTAAACTTCTCTTGATAAACACAACACGAGGATTATCAGGACTCTGTAGAAGAGGAATACCTTCAGGGAGTTTTTCAACAGAGCGCCACAAAGAACTCTGACGAAGACTCGATTCAGACAGCAAATCACTCCACTCACGCTCCGCCTCAGGAATAGCAAGAATACTCTTAAGTCGACCAGAAGACTCCCTCGAATCCCAAAGGTACTCAACTCGAAGCCTACCTGCAAAATGATAGAAGTATCAgcacacaaaataaaataaaaacaacaacaacatgtATATGCAAGGAAACGGATTAGTAGGCAAGCATAAAAGACTCACATGCAGGAGACCATGAACAAGGTATCCTACTATCAGCAGGTAACCCCAACGAGACGAAAGGGACGAAGAAGTAACGGTCCTTCCACCTCTTATCTCCACTCTTCAAACTAATAATTAAAGGAGGGTCCTTCCCCCTAGTTGTTAACTGGTACCTACCTTTGTCATTAAGGTGTGCCTTCAAGTAGTAAGCTCTCAACAAGTCAGCCACCCCAAGTGTTATCTTGTGCCTTTCACAAAGGACTTCGAGAGACATCAAAATCCGCCATGAATTTGGCATTAGTTGTTCGGGCGAAATCTCGTGGTACTCACACAACTCAACGACTAATCGGGGGATGGGAAACCGAAGCCCTTCTTTGAAGGGAAGTTCATACAGACACACCCAACCAGGTAAGTGCCAGTCAGGCCGCTCCGCCTTAGCAGGAGCATGCAGACTGATGGTATCAGGGATCTCATAATGACGACGAAGATAGGTCAACTCACCTAAACTTATGGAAGACCTAGGATTAGAACTAAGCATACTACCAGAACCCGACATACCACCATCAATAGGTTCGTTAGAATCTATTCCCCTTCCAGTAACATCACCTAAAGGACGACCCCCCAATTCTACTACTGTAATTCGGTTGCAATCAACCATCTCAGTAGAACTTTGAAAGAGAGAACTAAAATCTTCTTCACTAAACGAACAAGACAGTCGACAGACTGAATCAGCGTGACTATCACACCTACTTGTAGACATAATGAGCTGATCACCTAGAGCAAAACAACAGCTAAGCCTTAAGGAACACAAAAAAGACATGAAGAATATTTAGCTCGATACACAATCAAGAAGCGCTGGACGACTCATCAATCAATCAGTCAGACGGACCAAACATAAAAAACATATGATTAAACGAGGCAAAACAGACTACTATATCAAATTAGATTACAAAGTATTCAGTTAAACAGCAGTCAGCCTATAAGTCTCTACTAATCAGTCAGACATACCACTCAGCTCAAGGAACAGAAACACATGAATTAGACATACGCCTAAACAACAGAAATTCATATGCCACCATTGCAATCAGATCAAACGCAAACAGAAAATCTACAGGATCAAACAAAAATAACAGTTGAATAAACTAACCTAGCACGAAGAACATGAAGAACACGAAGAACACAAAGAACATGCATAAGGACATTGAAAGGAAAACAAATGAGAGAAAACTTACCTCTTGAGAAGCTCTTTTACTCCACACCTTGCACCTCCTCTCCAAGCCTTCCTCAAATGAATGCAATAGTAAAAACAAACCACCCTTATATAGGCACACAAATCCACCCGATTAGTGCCAAGTGTCAACCATCAGGTGGCCCTACCAAAAAGGATTTAACTTCCTAAGGACACTTAAAGTCTCAGAGACAAATGAAAATTCACATTGAGCGCACTAGGCCCACTCGGCCATCTCCCCCGGACACACTACCTCCTCGGCAGACCACTCGGCCCAAACACACGAGTCACTCGGCCACCCAGGCGAAGCACTCGGCCCACCCGGAGGAGCACTCGGCCATGCCGACAAAGCACTCGGCCACCCCGGTAAAGCACTCGGGGGAGCAATCAGCCATGCCAACGAAACACTCGGCCTTCCCGGAGGAACACTCGGCTCGTGCAGCCCATTCAGTCGGCCAACATGTGACCCACTCGGCCATGCCTCAGGGCCACCCCGTGGACCACTAGGCCAGAAGGCCGTTCGGCCCAAGCATCCAGTCGGCCCAAGCAGCCGGTCGGCCAACCAGGCCCGCGCGCATCCGCAATCCACTCGGACAGCCGGATGCATATGTGCTCATTACTCGGCCGGATGCGTAGGTGCGCATCACTCGGCCGCAAAGTAAGCAGCCAGTCGGCCCAAACAGCCGATCGGCCAACCAGGCCGCGCGCATCCACAGGTCACTCGGACAGCCGGATGCGTAGGTGCCCATCACTCGGCCGGATGCATAGGAACGCATCACTCGGCCACAAGTAAAATCGAGTATACCACCCCCGTGAATAATTTCTGAAAAAGGTAAATTGAGTCAATGCATATTCTGTAACTATTGGGAAAATGGATAAATTCTGATGGAATTAATTTCTTTTTTACTCTTTGATAAAAGAATGAATTCTATACCAAAGAGTGAGGGACAAACTGTAGTGGACAAAATTCGTATACTTGAAAAATAATAGTCCAACAAGCAGTCAGTCAGCCCAATAAGCTATCTAACTAGCCAAGAAGGCCCAAAGCCCATGTAAAATAGGCTCGCATATACAAAGTACCATCCAATTACCCAAAACCATACCCGGACCCGAATTCGGATACACTCAGTCagccagggaccttgaaacagtcaaggctcccatcacgttcgccaagaatctcggaataaaaccacttggagcgagtcaaGCGAAGGAGAAAGACGGAGGAGGACGGAACGAGGAGGAGGACAATAAATAAGACCATCAGAGGTTGAGAAAAGGCATCAAATAATCACTGAACTTTCTTTACTCTCTAATTGAAACGAAGGCTACTCTATTTCTGAGCAATCCAGTCAAGCAAGACTAATTAGTCAGTCTGATTGGACCTGACCTAGTCGCTTGACTCCTCCGTCATCGCCACCGTCACTCTGACCATTTTACGACTCCTTCATCCATCATCATTTCGACTATttatatcttaattttattactttctattagctctcgttacaacccgactgacttgagcgtcggagtccctttggctgacaccccaccggtgctcccaattgaactctcgtctctcttctttttgttattgacaggttgctggtgcccatctaatcaattgtaggaaatcacctctaCAGTGGTTAATTGTAACAAGGAAAAATGagtggtttggaagaagaagacCACTGTTGAGAAAGGGCAAATTGGTATAGAGATTGAACAACAGCAGCCATCTGGGACTGCTATACCAGAAAAAAGAGTGAATAATTCTACAAGTGGTGTTGCAGATGAGAGGAAAAAGAGTTCGGATAGGGGCTTTGATTCAAAGGAGAGTAATGAAGAACAGGGTATTCCAAACTCTTCTCAGCAAGGTGAAACAGGCAGTGATGAAATCTCTGGCAATTGGATTACTCCCAAAAGGCGAGGGCCAAGACAGGCAGTGGCAGCTCCTTCCAAGGCAGATGCAGCTCCAATCAAGGCTAGTACGAGTAATGGATATGAGGTTTTACAAGAAACTGGGGATGGGCTTTTGGTCACCAATTCTAACCCAATTAATTGATGGAAGTGTGTAATATGGTAGGGTGGAATGTGAGGGGTATGAATAAAAAAGAAAAGCAAAAAGCTATTCTAGATGTTTGTAAGGAGAATAAGGTTGGTTTTGGAGCTCTTTTTGAGACTAAGGTGAAACATGAGAAGATACAAGATGTCTTTGAGAATAATTTCCCTAATTGGGAATATTTTTCTAGTTCTATCACCTCTGGTAGGATTTTGGTTATTTGGCAAGCTAAGTTTGTGAAGGTCAAAATTTTGCTCGAGGATCCTCAACTTGTTCACTGCAAGATAAAAGTGTGTGGCCAGCAGGAGGTTTTCTTTGCCACGGTGGTTTATGGTAGTAACTCTATGGGGGAGAGAAAAAAGTTATGGGACAAGTTGGCTAGTATTGGTCAACTGAATAATCCTTGGATTATTTTCGGGGTGGCATAttgataaataaatttttataattaataagaatataattgacaaaaaaaaagCGAATTAAAAAATGAGTAAAAAATTATTcgaaaataattaatataaaatattttaatgatttcttattaattgataaatattCAATGACATTTTTATTATGTAATgtgaaaaaaaattaacaacactAGTAATGACACAAGAAAAATGTTGTATAAAGTATTGGACTTACCACCACACCCTCATTCAACAACACCTCAAAAAATGTCATGGAAGTGCTTCAATGACAAAATTTAAATGTCATCAAACGATAATTTTGTTgtagtaaagaaaagaaaaatggatTCATCTTCAAGCTCTAGCTCTTTAGCTCTCCCCCCAACCGTGcaaagcccccaaacccagaaaacgcCAAACCCCCAactcgtccttcttcttcttcttcagcggcagatctcttcttcttcttgggcGGAGCTTTGAAGGCCGACGACAAACGAGTTCGAAGCTTTGAAGATCTCGACGGCGACTTCGAAGCTTTGAAGATAACTATACCTAAGCGACGACTTGACCTAGAGATGCCGAGACCTTGGACCGGACTTGGGCGACTGAGACAACAATGAGATTTAGGGGATCTAGAACTTCTAAGGATTTAGGTATAGGAGGAGGAAG
This genomic interval from Humulus lupulus chromosome 8, drHumLupu1.1, whole genome shotgun sequence contains the following:
- the LOC133794788 gene encoding uncharacterized protein LOC133794788 isoform X2 translates to MSGSGSMLSSNPRSSISLGELTYLRRHYEIPDTISLHAPAKAERPDWHLPGWVCLYELPFKEGLRFPIPRLVVELCEYHEISPEQLMPNSWRILMSLEVLCERHKITLGVADLLRAYYLKAHLNDKGRYQLTTRGKDPPLIISLKSGDKRWKDRYFFVPFVSLGLPADSRIPCSWSPACRLRVEYLWDSRESSGRLKSILAIPEAEREWSDLLSESSLRQSSLWRSVEKLPEDVAMSRPFTLPLTGSNALERLRQAKKSSVGSSEADREVVVPPADPPVLTRSQTKKKKKAVRDDSSDPFSDTVALSFPSNAAAYSEIGPHLGEIDKLLWPEDDHRMEQVGTDGSIDTTVSHLFQGLQGVIWLKKKIKSLMATLKEVRSQRNDLRGEVSRLKDSKKESDQLIADLKAQLESKEADVEKLRVTLGQVDDLKAEVASLENRMLVIGLEAEIQCRGVMASEFRDGKADSWDVPKYIADLEELEKMRAEEITRAEELATSFGIMTTNDLVVDD
- the LOC133794788 gene encoding uncharacterized protein LOC133794788 isoform X1 produces the protein MSGSGSMLSSNPRSSISLGELTYLRRHYEIPDTISLHAPAKAERPDWHLPGWVCLYELPFKEGLRFPIPRLVVELCEYHEISPEQLMPNSWRILMSLEVLCERHKITLGVADLLRAYYLKAHLNDKGRYQLTTRGKDPPLIISLKSGDKRWKDRYFFVPFVSLGLPADSRIPCSWSPACRLRVEYLWDSRESSGRLKSILAIPEAEREWSDLLSESSLRQSSLWRSVEKLPEGIPLLQSPDNPRVVFIKRSLEVLGYTPNFLTELTTSERLFADVAMSRPFTLPLTGSNALERLRQAKKSSVGSSEADREVVVPPADPPVLTRSQTKKKKKAVRDDSSDPFSDTVALSFPSNAAAYSEIGPHLGEIDKLLWPEDDHRMEQVGTDGSIDTTVSHLFQGLQGVIWLKKKIKSLMATLKEVRSQRNDLRGEVSRLKDSKKESDQLIADLKAQLESKEADVEKLRVTLGQVDDLKAEVASLENRMLVIGLEAEIQCRGVMASEFRDGKADSWDVPKYIADLEELEKMRAEEITRAEELATSFGIMTTNDLVVDD